TTCAAATTATTAATGTTCCTAGTAGATTATGATGGCTGCGTCGGTAGTTGGAATATTCCTTTTGTAGAACGCCTTGACCTTAACTGGAAGCCAGATAACCCTGTGAAACTGCCTGAGATTAACCAGTTTTCTGACGATGAATTGACTAACTGGCTAGAATATGCGGCGGACGAATTGCCTACTAAACTGATGGATCGGATAGATGAAACAGTACAAACAATACTGAAAAATAGTGATAACGGCATTCCAGAACCCGCTTTGGGCGAAATTTGTCAACTATCTGGCTGTAATTGGTATGACGAAGAGGAAAAATGGTTAAGGCTGTAGGCGGAAAACTCTTGGAATATACAGGTAAAGTTCAGCCCCAGCTAGGAGAAAGGGGAGCGAACGGACAGCTTTTATATCCTTATTTGCCTAACCCGGAACTGGTAGAAGCAGTAAACTTAGCGATTTATTTGGAACGCCCTTTACTGCTGAAAGGTGAACCGGGATGTGGTAAGACTCAACTTGCAAGTGCAGTTGCTTACGAGCTAGGTTTAAACTTAGAAGCTTGGTACATCAAATCCACCAGTCGAGGGCGGGATGGTTTATATAACTATGATGCCGTTGGACGTTTGCGGGATGCTCAACTAGCAGCTTCCAATCGCCTGACAGCAGAACAAATTCAGCGAATTGATGACCCAACTACATACGTACGTTGGGGGCCTCTGGGACGGGCATTTCAGCAAGACAACCGCACTGTTGTCCTAATTGACGAAATTGATAAAGCTGACATTGACTTTCCCAACGACTTGCTGCTGGAATTAGATGAACGGCGGTTTATTGTCGAGGAAACAGGTCAGGAAATTAAGGCTAAGGCAGCACCCATTGTTTTAATTACCAGCAACGATGAGAAAGATTTGCCAGATGCCTTTTTACGTCGGTGCTTGTTTCACTATGTAGAATTTCCTAGTCGTGAGCGGTTGATAGAGATTATCAACGCTCTTTTTCCTGCTTCACCTCAAGCTTTGGTATATAAAGCCATAGTTCGCTTCTTTCTACTGCGAGAAGAAATGCGAAAAGATAAAGGGGAGGCAGGTAAAAAAGTCAGCACCAGCGAATTAATTGACTGGTTTCGCGTTCTAAGTCGTTATCCTCAAGATGAGGCTCTGGCAAAACTAGATGGCAAAATACCTTATGCTGGCGTGTTGCTAAAAAGTTGGGATGACCATATACGCTATTTGAGACAGAGCCGTGGAAGTGAATGATTTGCCTCTACTGGAACTTTTTACTAAACTGCGTGAAGCTGGTTTACCACTCGGTATAGAGGAGTATCAGTTAGTTTTACAAGCTATACAAGCTGGCTTTGGGATTAATGACCAAGCTGCTTTAAAACGTTTGTGTCAGACTTTGTGGATTAAATCTGCTGAAGAATTGCGATTATTTGAATATCACTTTGAACAATTAATAACTATTAATAGTATTTTGCCAACGCCAGAAAAAGTTGTTAAACATTCTCGGCAGTATCAATTATCTCTAATTACTCGCTACTTGATTTTAGGGTTTATCGGAGTAGGAATTGTCTTAGGTGTTGGGCTAACTTTAAGACAGCGAAATCCGACACCACAGCCACTCGCACAGCCAACTGCACAGCCAACTGCACAGCCAACTGCACAGCCAACCCCACAGTCACCCGCACAGCCAACCGCAACACCAAAAGACACAAACCAGCCAGATTTTATTTTTTGGAGTTTGCTATCACTTATAAACTTAAGCGCTGGATCTGGATATATATTTTTTAGGTGGATATTTCAGAGGAGGGCTGAACATAACGATCGCAGTGCCTTGCTTCCCAAACCAAATCTCACTTCTATTGCTTCCCCGATTCCTACAAAATTAGCAAAAATAATCAAAGATGAGGTACAAGTAGCTCAGGTCGTGCTGCAAGCTACTAGCAAAAGCGAGGAAAGTCTCTACAATCGTTTCATCCTAACCACTGAGTATCTTCCTGTAACTGAACGGCAAATGAAGCAGATTTGGCGCTACTTGCGCCGTCCAGTACGTGAAGGACAACGCACAGAGTTAGACGTAGAAGCAACGGTTAAACAGATTGGACATCAAGGTTTACTACTCGAACCTGTTTTGCTACCGCGTCGAGTAAACCGAACGGAACTACTATTACTAATTGACCAGGATGGCTCGATGGTGCCTTTTCACGAGATGTCATATCGTTTGGCAACAACTTCCTGGCGCGGGGGTCGTTTGGGCAAATCTGGGATTTACTATTTTCACAACAGCCCCGTTGAATATCTCTACCGCGATCGCAATTATCAACAAGCAGAGTTAGTCAGTGATATCATCACTCACAATTGCTCTAACCGGACGGCTGTATTAATTTATAGTGATGCTGGCGCTGCCCGTGGCGGCCATAGCGAGGAACGTTACGAATTAACCAAAAAATTTCTCGCCCAGTTAAAACAAAAGGTACGTTACATTGCTTGGCTGAATCCCATGCCTAAAAAGCGTTGGCTTGGGACAACATCTGGAGAAATTGCCCACCTTGTCCCAATGTTTGAAGTCAATCGTCGGGGTTTACAAGATGCTGTAAATGTGCTGCGCGGACGAATTACGAACTTTGAGGAGCAGGGAAAATGAGCAAAATTAGTCCTCAAGTTGCTAACCGACGTATAGAGTCTTTTAGTAAACGATTCGGAAAAGCTCATCTGTATTTGGCATATCATGCTGCTTTTCCCTTAGCGCTTACACCCAATCTTTTATATCGGATATGGGCTAATTTCCAACGAGATATTCACGCTCAAGTGCTAGATATCCCCTGGATAGGGGTAGCGGATCTGTTGCTTTCTAGTCTTTGTGATGAAGCTGGGCATGAACTCTACGAAATGGATTTGTCCATCCGAAATGTGCTGTTAAAGCGATTACAGGAAGACGAAAAGTTTGGTCAACAGAGGATTAATGAACTATCGAAGTTTTTACTTGATTATGTACAACAGCAACTTCAGAGTGACGATCCCGATCTGCGCGACTTTGCTCAAGCTCAGTATTGGACAGCGATCGCATATACTAAACCCAGTGAGGCAGCTAGTGAACTAACAGCGACTCTCAAAAAAGCCTATCAGTCCGATAGAGCAGATTTAATTCGATTAGCATCATTGGTAGAAACTTTAGCAGAGCCACTAGCAGAATTTGAGGAACTACTGATTGATGCTCGAAAGATGAGGAGCTTTGCCTCTAGCAATCAAAAGGCTGTAGAGCCTCCATTGGCAAAAAATAAATTTCCTAAGTCTTTAATTTTTTCTGGATTGGCTTTAGCACTGGTTAATGTCAGTTTTTGGTATCTTTACGAGCCAGCAAAAGCAATTCCCATGTGTATGCAGTCTTTCATGGAGCCACAAGGCAATGACAAAGCACTTGGTATTGGTGTTGCAGATCAAGACGGTAGAGTAGATTGGACATCTGTGAAAAACTCTGGTATGACTTTCGCTGTTGTAAAAGCTACAGAAGGTGTTGCCATCAAAGACTCTGCTTTTCCTAATCACTGGCGAACTCTGAAAGCTGATGGTATGATTCGGGGTGCTTATCATTTCTTTCACCCACATACATCTGACCCGGTTCAGCAAGCAAAAGAATTCTTAAAAACTGTTGGTAAATTTGAACCTGGAGATTTACCACCAGTTTTAGATATAGAAGTAACAGATAAGGTAGATAACCAAACTGTCATCAATGCAGCCAAGCAATGGTTAGTAGAGGTAGAAAAAGAGCTAAAACAACAGACTGGAAGGACAATCAAACCAATTATTTATACTTTCCCTAGCTTCTGGCAAGAGCTTGGTAATCCATCTGATTTTGCTAGTTACCCTTTATTCATTGCCCACTACGGAACTCAGCAACCATCAATTCCTAGCCCTTGGCAGGGCAAATATCTATTCCATCAATATAACGGTGACATATCTGGTGTACCTGGCGTTAGCGGTAGAGCTGATTTGAACTACTTCAACGGCTCAGTACAAGACCTTAAATGTTTTGCAAAGTCGCCATCCCTATTCCAAGTGACATCCCAATTACGTAATCTCATATCTGGACAAAAAGTTACAAAAGCTACAGAGCCTCTTGTTAGCCCAACTTTCACACCAGTAAAATAGCTAAAACTGGTCAATAATAGTATTTTGGGTCATTAAAAGCTTTAAAATTTTCTAAGTGTGTGTAATTAAAAATTACTGCGGCAAACTATAATTCGTATTAAACAACAAAAGGCTGTGCGATCGCATTTCTCACCTCCAAAAAAATAGGGCATGATAAACCAAACCTTTACCAACGGTTATGCATTATTCATTGGCATAAGTGCAGATTTACCAGTCACTGTCAAAGATGCAACGGCTATACGAAATATACTGATTGGTGGCGAGCATTGCAACCATAAGACTTATGTAAATATACAGTTATTTGGCGCATGGAAATCAGGATTTCCTCATCTAGAAAACAAGGAAAATAGAGATATTCAGTTAATTGGTGTTTGTTTATACTATTTCAAATTTTTGTAGTCGTTATACTTATGGCTTAGGTTCTACCTGGGAATTAGGAAGTGGCTTTGCCACTTCTTTTTATTAATTTAGTAACTCGGCAAAAAATAAATTAAAAGTTAAAAGTAATTTGTTGAACTTTTAACTTTTATTAGTTTTTATATCATGTCCGTTTAATAGACCATAAAATAATTAGCCTGTGAAGTGATGGCTTTGCAACCTTCAACAGAACTTTGGTCAATTATAGACATGATATTAATCATTACTCATTGTATCTTGCCATCTCTCCCGCTTGGGCTTACTCTCCACATCGCGCGATCGCGCTTCTTGCCAAGTTCCCCACATTAGGGATTGCTGTTTTTCAATATGGTTAATAAAGTGGATGATTGGCTGATCTGCTTTAAGGGGAGTTTTTAAATCAAACTTAATTGTTTGGACAATCTTGATGTCACCCATGAGAAAGAATTTACCTGCAATCTTGGTTAGCCACAAAACAATTCGATTGCATAACCAACCAAAAAATCCTTTACGTTTCTTAGTCATTAACAAGATTTGACCTTCAGCTTTTCCACCCTCATGGAGGCGAACTGCAAACATGGTGTGAACATGAAAGAAATCGGGGCCAAGTGTTACAATGCCAATGCTACCATACCAATAACAAACACTGTAAGTTATGACATTTTTGTAGACAAGACGGATAAGCTTAATGAAAGATGAACTATCTTTAATGGGTGTAATATTACTAAAGATAATTGCATTTTCGTTCAGTTCTTGTCTTTCAAAAATGATTTCTATTGGCAGTTCGTGGACTGTATTGATGTGTTGAGCATCGATGGCGTTAATCATCACCACATTGGGGTGACAGTTCATCACAAAGTGAGAATGGATGGTAACATCACACTCTTTTTGTTCCAACTCTGGAATAAAAGGTAGGGGTTGTTGTGGTATCTCTCCAGTCCAAACCCAAATCATGCCGTACTTCTCAGCAGTGGGCCAAGTTTGTAACTTTAGGGAAGGCGGCGTATCTAAACATGGAATATCAATACACATCCCTTCACCATCAAACTTCCAGTGGTGAAAAAAACAACGGAGTGCATTACCTTCAACTTTACCTTCAGCAAGGTGAGCGCCCATGTGAGGACAGTAGGCATCAAAGGTAGCTACTCTTTTGTCTTTACCACGGTAAATTACTAGTTCTCTGCCCAAAATCTTGACAGGTTTTACCTCACCCAACCGCAGATTTCGAGAGGGGATTACCCAATACCATCCCTCAATAAAACGCTCTGGATTATTAAAATTTTTAGGTTTACGTGTTGAGCTAAAAGTCTGCGAGTTTAGATTCATTTTTATAGTTTCACTTGAGGTGAAGCAATTGATCTAGAAGTAACATGGAAACTTTTAAAAAACAGTTACTTTCAGTACCATGACAACCGACTATCCAATAAATAGATAAAAATCAAGAGGCAAAACTTTAATTAATTTTATTTAAAAATGTTACAATTATGTCAACTAAATATAAGATTATATAGCTACTTTCCATTACTAAGAGATATTTGGAAAATCAAGACTTAGTAAAAGCTCTAATTAGATAAAAAGTTAAACTACCGATGCCAATATTTTGCCAAACCATCAAATGACTTATAGCAGTCCTATTTGATTCGTGAAAAATATGGAGAAGGAAACGAACCGCAAAGGACGCAAAGGACGCAAAGGGAAGAAAGAAGAAAGAGATGTATAGTTTTCAGAAATGATTTATGACTGCTATAGCAACTACTAAAATATGTGATAATAGTTACAAGAGTTGGGAGGGTCTGCCGTGTTAACTCAGGATGAAAAACTGCTTTTAATTGGCCAGGTAACAGATATAAGCGGAATCCCTATCAGGACAATTCGCTATTATGAGAGTTTAGGCTTACTCAAATCTTCTAGACGAACAGAGGGAGGCTTTCGCCAGTTCTCATTGGATGTACTGACTCGTCTAGCGTTTATTAAAAGGGCACAGAATCTTGGTCTTAGCTTAGAAGAAATTGGAAATATTCTTCAGGTCTATGACCAAGGTCAAGCTCCCTGTGGTGAAATTAAAGAAAAGCTCGAAGACAAGCTTTTGCAAATTGACCGCCAAATGGATCAGTTATTAACTTTACGGTCTGAAATCAAGGGATTACTTTCAGGCTGGAAGAATATCAACGACCACCATAAAGATACAATTTGTCCCATTATTCAAAATAAGTCTTAATTCGTAATTTAAATACCTCAATGCTGAATACAAAGAAATAGAAAAGAATAAAGAAGTACGACTTATACAAACCTAAAGCTTGTAGGTTTGCGTCAGTTCGGAAAAAAAAGAAGATCGAGCAGTTTCTTTATTACGGCGTTGCTAATTGCGGTAAGTAATAATGCAAAATTGAAGAAGGCAGAAGGCAGAGGGCAGAGGGCAGAAGGAACTTTTTCGTTGGGGATTCAGACCCCAACCAATTGTAAGCACCGTATAGACAGTGGGGTTTTATACCCAAGTTCGGTTCGGTCACAGGCAGAGGGAGGAGGCAGTATTCCCTTCTGCCTTCTGCCTCCTGCCCTCTGCCTTTCTTGATAAATATACATTTGTCATTGCGAATGGAGCAAAGCGGAATGAAGCAATCCCAAGACCTTGCCTTCGCGAAGCGTGTCCGAAGGACTTATGCTTCGCTACATTTAATTCCGTACCCTACGGGAAGGCTCCGCCTACGCAATGACATAAATATTTTTGTATACGCACCTATGAAAACGATTGTGCATTGCGGTGAAAAATCCTTGTAGAGACGTAAATTTTTACGTCTTTACATTCAAGTTCATACCTCGATTCAGCAACGCCTCTTTTACTTTAGGATTCAGAACTTTTATAGAGGAGAAACCACCATAACTCTAGTCCAATTAAGGCAAAACCTGCGATCGCAACACCAACTTTCAATGCCAAAGGTTGCTCTATGTGGTTAAATTGGCTGTTTTGCTCTGACGAGTGGGCTGGCATTTCTGCTAATGTTACACCTGGTGATCCAGTGAGAAGCACTAAAGCTACAAGGCTTCCCCAAAGCGTTTTTTGACTGAACATTTCCTAAATTACCCTACAGTTATGAGATAGCTTTTGGTTGAAAGTTACGCAATCTCAGAGCATTGCTAACAACTGATAGCGAAGAAAGAGCCATCGCAGCCCCGGCGATAATTGGGTTGAGTAACCAACCAAAGAAGGGGAAGAGAATTCCAGCTGCAATGGGAATACCAATGATATTGTAAATAAAGGCAAAGAAGAGATTTTGCCTGATATTATTGATGGTGGCGCGGCTGAGTTGAATCGCTGTAACAATTCCTTGCAAATCTCCAGAAATTAGGGTGATATCGCTAGCTGCGATCGCTACGTCTGTTCCTGTGCCAATAGCAATTCCCACATCAGCCTGTGCTAAGGCTGGCGCATCATTTATACCATCGCCAACCATTGCGACAATTTTAGATTTTGAATTAGAAAATTTCTCTATTTCCCCTTGCAGGGATTGGATAATCGCTGCTTTTTGGTCTGGACGAACTTCGGCAAATACTCGCTGGATGCCAACTTGCGCCGCGATCGCATCAGCAGTTTTACGATTATCTCCGGTGAGCATTACTACTTCTAAACCTAACTTCTGTAATACTTTCACCACTGCTGTTGATGAAGGTTTCAGGGCATCGGCAATACCCATGATTCCTTGTAGTTCGCTATCTACAGCAATCAAAATGACTGTTTTACCATCAGTTTCCCACGCTTCTTTATACTGCTGAAGACTCACGGTGTTAATTCCCAGTTCTATTAACCAGCGTTGTGTACCAATTTGCACAAGCTGATTTGAAACAACTCCTTGCACACCACTACCTGCATTAGCTCTGAAGTTCTGTGCATCTGTTAAACTCACCTCTTGAGACTGGGCGTATTTCACCACCGCTTCAGCTAAAGGATGCTCAGAATTGCGTTCCACCGTTGCTGCTAACTGTAAAAGCTTGATTTCATTACCATTAGCTGTGCCGTTGACAGTTACAAAGTCTGTCACCGTAGGTTTTCCCTGAGTCAAAGTGCCGGTTTTATCTAGAACGATAGTTTGAATTTTGTGTGCTAGTTCTAAGCTGTCTGCACCCTTAATTAAGATACCATTTTCTGCACCTTTGCCCGTCCCTACCATTACAGAAGTTGGGGTAGCTAAACCCAAAGCACAGGGACAGGCGATAATAAGTACACCTACTGTTGTCATTGTTGCTAGGGTGAAGTTGCCAGTGAAATTAAACCAAACGACGAAAGTGGCGATCGCGATCGCAATCACAGCAGGTACAAACCATCCCGTAACTCGATCTGCCAAGCGCTGAATTGGTGCTTTAGAACCTTGGGCTTGTTGCACCAATTTGACGATTTGAGCCAAAAACGTATCATTTCCGACTCGCGTCACCCGAAACTGAAATGCACCAGCACCGTTAATTGTCGCCCCAATCACTTCATCTCCTGGCTGCTTTTTGACTGGCAAACTTTCACCAGTCACCATCGCTTCATCTACCGTCGAAGCGCCTGTAATCACTTCGCCATCTACCGGAATCTTTTCACCAGGACGCACCAAAATCACATCATTGATTCTGACTTCAGCGATGGGAACATCAATTTCTTTACCATCACGGATAACTCTGGCATCTCTGGCTTGCAATCCAATCAGTTTGCGGATGGCTTCAGAAGTTTCTCCTCTAGCGCGATTTTCTAACAACCGCCCCAACAAAATTAAGGTAATAACAATGGCGGCAACTTCATAATAAACATGAGGGATTAAGCCCTGAGCAATAAAAAATTTCGGGAAAACAGTCACAAACAAAGAACATAGATATGCTGCACTTGTACCCAAAGCAATCAGCGTGTCCATCGTTGCCGTATGGCGCTTAAGAGTTTTCCAGCCATTGCGGTAAAAAGATCCACCACACCAGAATACGACGGGTGTTGTCAGCACTAACTGTAACCAAGGATTTTGTAGGAAGTTGGGAATTAAGGGCAAGTTCAGCCCAGTCATCATCGGTAACGATCCCAAAAATAGGAAAATGCTGATTACACCTCCCACAACTACCTTGAGAAAGAGTTGGCGTTGTAATGCTTGCCTACTCGCTTTCTCGGCATCATCTTCTTCAGAGAGTAATTCTGACTGGAGTGAATAGGAAGAGTATCCCGCAGATGCGATCGCACCTTGAATTTTCTCTAAACTTGCTAGAGAGCGATCGTACCTAATGGCAGCTTGTTCTACTCCAAAGTTAACGTTGCAGTCAATCACCCCAGAAACAGAGCGAATTGCCTTTTCGATATTGTTAGCGCAACCAGCGCAACTCATACCTCGAAGTTTGAGTGTGAGAGTATCCATATTGCGAATTGCGAATTGCGAATTGCGAATTGGGCATTAGGAATTGGGAATTGGGCATTGGGCATTAGTTATTTATTCTTTCTCCCCCTGCTCCCCCTGCTTCCCCTGCTTCCCCTGCTCCCCCTGCTTCCCCTGCTTCCCCTGCTCCCCCTGCTCCCCCTGCTCCCCCTGCTTCCCCTGCTCCCCCATCTCCCCCTACTCCCTTTCTTTACCCGACTGGATAGCCAGCAGCAGCCAAGGCTTCCTTAATTACTGTTTCTGATGCTTGAGTTTCTACACTGACAAGCTTGGTTGTGGGATCAGCTTGAACGCTAGCATTGGCATCCACTGCCTGAAGTGCTTTGGTGATGGTGCTTGCACAAACAGAACAAGACATATTAGGAACTGTGAGTTGGAGAGTCATAGATTTACGGGATAAAAATGAACAAACTAGCCAAACCAAGTTGGATGATTCAGGGATAACTGTCAACATTCAGAAATAACTGGTTGAAAGTCCCCTTGAATTCATACTAGACTCTCTAGCCGGCTGGAGAGTCTAGAGAATTTTAAAAGTTTTTTGCTAAACTTCAAATTTCTTTATAACTTTGGTTTGACTGAATAACAGTTGCCTATCAAAAATACAACGTACTACAAAATCCTTGTCATCCGAGAAAGCATGTGTTATCAAAGCTATATAACCTGTTGTTTTCCCCCCAGTTCCGGGAAAATAATACTTGAGACGCGGCTGCTGAACCAAGTCTCCTCCTCTCTTCACAACAAAGAGTCTTTTTTAAGGCTCTATTTGGAGTTTTCATGCAGCCAAAAAATTTAAAACGTCTCCTGCGGGCTTTAGGGCAGCAGGGTTTGGATGTAAGTTACAACAATCATACTTATTCTGTCCGTTTAGTTAATTCTCCTGATGCCCCTGTAGCAGAAGTGCTACTACCAGAAGGCTTCCCCGTAGAAGCTAAGGCGCTGAAGCAGTTAGCGAATTTGGCAAGCGTCCGTCACCCATCTGGCGGATGCGTTTGTCGTGCCTGTGCTACCCCTGACTTTCACCCAGGTGATGCAGGTGTTGCCATTGGTTCAATTGTGGAAACTGTGGGTCAGGTTATTCCTGGCGCTGTCGGTTCTGACATCAATTGTGGAATGCGCCTACACGTTGTTGATTTGACAATCGACGAATTCCTGACAAAGCGCGACCAATTCGTAGAAAAAATGAAGGGGGATTACTTCTTTGGTACGCGTGATGTGACAATGACTGCTAAGGCAATGCGATCGCTATTTCAATACGGAATTCTCGGTTGGCTAGATGCCATGCTAGATCAGCCTACGGGTAGTGTAATCAAATCTGATTGGCAACAACTAGCCCAAGAGAGCGATCGCATCTTCTTAGGTGGTTCAATGGATGGTAACTGGAAACTTGCGCCAGAAGAATTAGTTCCCGATGCTGGACTAGTCCGCGATGGTGGATTAGCAACCATTGGCGGCGGCAATCATTTTGTAGAAGTGCAGCGAGTTGATAAAGTCGAGAATCGCACCCTTGCCCACGCTTGGGGAGTACGCGAGGGACAACTAGCTTTTATGATTCACTCTGGTTCTCGAAATGTGGGTAAGTATATTGGGGGAATGTGGCGAGATAAAGCTAAGGCAACTTGGCAAAAAGGTCTGAAGTACCCTGATTCTCTGATTTTTCCTCTCTCTACTCATTCTCACCCCGAATTAGTCGCCAGTTATTTGCAAGCTGAGGCAACTGCTGCTAACTATGCTTTTGTCAATCGCCTCCTCTTAGCAGAATTGCTACGTCTGCGTTTGCGGGAAGTATACAAAGATGTGGAAGCACCTCTAGTTTATGACTTGCCCCACAACATTACCTTGTCAGAAGGTCAAGGATGGGTAACACGCAAGGGCGCTTGTCCCGCCCATGCAGGACAACCAGTGATTATCCCTGCTTCAATGGGTGCTTATTCTTATCTGATGGTGGGTAAAGGCAATGCGGCATTTTGCAATTCTGCCTCGCATGGGGCAGGAAGACTTCATTCTCGCTTCGACCTAAGCCGCAAAGGTGCATCTCAAAGTGAAGTAGAACTGGGATTAATCGGAATAGACTGCATAACCTTGCGTGAAGAACGCCGCATTGAAGAAGCACCAACCGCCTACAAACCGATTCAGTCTGTGATTGATGTGCAAGTTGAGGCAGAAATGGTGGACGTTGTGGCGCGGTTGAGTCCAGTGTTGACGTTTAAGGCGTAGCCCCTAAATAAAAAGCCCCTGGTGTTGACCAGGGGTATCCATCTTTATTCCCTCATATTAGAATTACATCTGTGGAGCTATGGCAAATCCGTATTAATGCAATTACTGTATAATCTTGATGATAATTTTGCAATCAGTTAGTTTAAATAGAAATTTACCTAGTGTCATCAACGAGAGCGATGTCTACGACGGGCTACGCCTACACTTCTTTTTCTTTACTCGATTCAGAAAATAGGTTTAGCACTTAGCTAAACCTATATTTTTAGTGCTGAAGCAGACATTCCAGATTAATTTAGTTCTACTTTGTATTACAAATCATCATGCTACAGAAACTAATCTGAGTTTTCATCAAAAAAGACCCTGGAATAATATCCAGGGTGCATACACGTTTTTCAGGCATTAACAGGCTGAATAATAACTTTGTAAAATAGTTATTTCTACTATCCTTAGAATGATCCGAATATTGATGTCCGCATGGTAGTAATGCTTTTTTGTTATTAGTCTGATTGATATATATTATTTAATAACACTAACCAGGCAGATTGTAATGATATTTTCTATTCCTTTAGTATCAGGCTAAACATTCTTTACTATGATATGCATCTCCTAATTAAGAAGTACTTTTCAGCGAAATTAATTACACTCTCACCAAGGTATCGCTGAGGCGCGATAGCGCTATTGGGGTATTTTTGTATCTGCCTAACTTGAAATATGGTGTCTATCTCCCTTACTTAAGTAGTTTGGTGTATTGACGTACCATCATAGTAGACATGAAAAAGGTTTAGCGGAGTGCTAAACCTTCATAGAAAGCAGTTATTCGACACACCAAAATTAATTTATAGCTCTTCTCAATTCTGGTCATCTTCCTCTAGGATGTGTACAATAATTATCAAGGCTGGTATTGGTTTTCATTGATAATTTTGAATTATAAATTTTAACTCATTTTCTTTTTTTTGCGTTGCTAATTATATGTATGAATTTTGTTATAAAGACGTTGCATTGCAACGTCTTTATAAAGGTTGGGAAATCATGCAAAATCATTTTATTTTTATAACTGAATTCAGTAACGCCTCTTTTTCTTTCTTTTGCCCTGTTAGGTGAAGGAGAAGAATTTAAGGCATTGCTGATTGCGGTATGAAAACGATTGTGCGTTGCGATGAAAAATCTTTGTAGAGACGTAAAATTTTACGTCTCTACATTCAAGTTCATACCTCGATTCA
This genomic interval from Nostoc sp. KVJ3 contains the following:
- a CDS encoding AAA family ATPase, translating into MVKAVGGKLLEYTGKVQPQLGERGANGQLLYPYLPNPELVEAVNLAIYLERPLLLKGEPGCGKTQLASAVAYELGLNLEAWYIKSTSRGRDGLYNYDAVGRLRDAQLAASNRLTAEQIQRIDDPTTYVRWGPLGRAFQQDNRTVVLIDEIDKADIDFPNDLLLELDERRFIVEETGQEIKAKAAPIVLITSNDEKDLPDAFLRRCLFHYVEFPSRERLIEIINALFPASPQALVYKAIVRFFLLREEMRKDKGEAGKKVSTSELIDWFRVLSRYPQDEALAKLDGKIPYAGVLLKSWDDHIRYLRQSRGSE
- a CDS encoding glycoside hydrolase family 25 protein produces the protein MSKISPQVANRRIESFSKRFGKAHLYLAYHAAFPLALTPNLLYRIWANFQRDIHAQVLDIPWIGVADLLLSSLCDEAGHELYEMDLSIRNVLLKRLQEDEKFGQQRINELSKFLLDYVQQQLQSDDPDLRDFAQAQYWTAIAYTKPSEAASELTATLKKAYQSDRADLIRLASLVETLAEPLAEFEELLIDARKMRSFASSNQKAVEPPLAKNKFPKSLIFSGLALALVNVSFWYLYEPAKAIPMCMQSFMEPQGNDKALGIGVADQDGRVDWTSVKNSGMTFAVVKATEGVAIKDSAFPNHWRTLKADGMIRGAYHFFHPHTSDPVQQAKEFLKTVGKFEPGDLPPVLDIEVTDKVDNQTVINAAKQWLVEVEKELKQQTGRTIKPIIYTFPSFWQELGNPSDFASYPLFIAHYGTQQPSIPSPWQGKYLFHQYNGDISGVPGVSGRADLNYFNGSVQDLKCFAKSPSLFQVTSQLRNLISGQKVTKATEPLVSPTFTPVK
- a CDS encoding aromatic ring-hydroxylating oxygenase subunit alpha yields the protein MNLNSQTFSSTRKPKNFNNPERFIEGWYWVIPSRNLRLGEVKPVKILGRELVIYRGKDKRVATFDAYCPHMGAHLAEGKVEGNALRCFFHHWKFDGEGMCIDIPCLDTPPSLKLQTWPTAEKYGMIWVWTGEIPQQPLPFIPELEQKECDVTIHSHFVMNCHPNVVMINAIDAQHINTVHELPIEIIFERQELNENAIIFSNITPIKDSSSFIKLIRLVYKNVITYSVCYWYGSIGIVTLGPDFFHVHTMFAVRLHEGGKAEGQILLMTKKRKGFFGWLCNRIVLWLTKIAGKFFLMGDIKIVQTIKFDLKTPLKADQPIIHFINHIEKQQSLMWGTWQEARSRDVESKPKRERWQDTMSND
- a CDS encoding heavy metal-responsive transcriptional regulator; this translates as MLTQDEKLLLIGQVTDISGIPIRTIRYYESLGLLKSSRRTEGGFRQFSLDVLTRLAFIKRAQNLGLSLEEIGNILQVYDQGQAPCGEIKEKLEDKLLQIDRQMDQLLTLRSEIKGLLSGWKNINDHHKDTICPIIQNKS
- a CDS encoding heavy metal translocating P-type ATPase gives rise to the protein MDTLTLKLRGMSCAGCANNIEKAIRSVSGVIDCNVNFGVEQAAIRYDRSLASLEKIQGAIASAGYSSYSLQSELLSEEDDAEKASRQALQRQLFLKVVVGGVISIFLFLGSLPMMTGLNLPLIPNFLQNPWLQLVLTTPVVFWCGGSFYRNGWKTLKRHTATMDTLIALGTSAAYLCSLFVTVFPKFFIAQGLIPHVYYEVAAIVITLILLGRLLENRARGETSEAIRKLIGLQARDARVIRDGKEIDVPIAEVRINDVILVRPGEKIPVDGEVITGASTVDEAMVTGESLPVKKQPGDEVIGATINGAGAFQFRVTRVGNDTFLAQIVKLVQQAQGSKAPIQRLADRVTGWFVPAVIAIAIATFVVWFNFTGNFTLATMTTVGVLIIACPCALGLATPTSVMVGTGKGAENGILIKGADSLELAHKIQTIVLDKTGTLTQGKPTVTDFVTVNGTANGNEIKLLQLAATVERNSEHPLAEAVVKYAQSQEVSLTDAQNFRANAGSGVQGVVSNQLVQIGTQRWLIELGINTVSLQQYKEAWETDGKTVILIAVDSELQGIMGIADALKPSSTAVVKVLQKLGLEVVMLTGDNRKTADAIAAQVGIQRVFAEVRPDQKAAIIQSLQGEIEKFSNSKSKIVAMVGDGINDAPALAQADVGIAIGTGTDVAIAASDITLISGDLQGIVTAIQLSRATINNIRQNLFFAFIYNIIGIPIAAGILFPFFGWLLNPIIAGAAMALSSLSVVSNALRLRNFQPKAIS
- a CDS encoding heavy-metal-associated domain-containing protein — its product is MTLQLTVPNMSCSVCASTITKALQAVDANASVQADPTTKLVSVETQASETVIKEALAAAGYPVG